GGAGACAATGTCGAGATACCCTGCGCGGGTGGCGGGAGCGTTCCAATTATAGTCCTTTAAGATAATGTAGTTTTCCTTTGCGTAGTCAACATACGTCTGGTACCACGGATTGCCGTTCGTAAGCGTGACCTTGCCCTCCATGGCGTTCTGGTGCATGCATGCGGCCAGCTTTACGGCCTCGGCATACGTCATGTTGTCCTCGGGCGCGAACTTATCCGCCGCCTTGCCGTTTATAAGACCCATATCGTACGCGTTCTGTACGTCGGGATAGTACCACGCGCTGTCCGGCACGTCGCCGAACGGCAGACCTGCAGCCATTGCCGTGGGCAGAAGCACGATGACGAGCGCCAAAGCCAGCAGAAGGGAAATAAGACGTTTTCTTTTCATGTTTTTTTCTTCCTTTCTTAAGAATTTCGGTATGAGTATTATACCGCCTTTACCCGTCCGTGTCTATATTGTGAGAGGTTTTGTCGAAAAAAGGACGGTTGTACGATTGAACTCAAGAGAAAAAAGAAGGACCGGGCGGTCCTTCTTTTGATTATTGAGCTTTATCGTCAGCCTCTTGCCTCATAGAGCGCGCGCCAGCTTATATCCACAAGGTCATTAAGGGATTCGGTCGTCGGGAAATACTCGGAAAATCTTGCGTCTGCTTCCTCGCCGTCAACGTATTTTCCGTCCCAAGCGCCGTCGATGTAGAACATAAACACCTCGCCGTCGCCGTCTTTATCGATATCATCGGGGAACGGATTTCCCGAGAAGTCTTTATCCGCAGCTACCTTGTCCCAAAGGGCAATGCTCGTTTGGTATTCGTAAACGTCCTTTGCGCTGTTGTAGCGGTAGATGTCGTAGGGGATGAAATCGTAGCTTTCAAGACCTATCCTGTCGGGCCACATTACGGTTATTATACCGTTCGCATAGTAGATAAGGTCGGGAAGAGCCTCGATCTCGGGAGTGAATTTACCTGTTGCGGGGTCAAATGCATATACTATCTCCACGGGCTCGACAGCGTTGTTTACGGTTATGAGAAGCTCTGTTTTGCCGTCGCCGTCAACGTCGCATACGGCATACCAGTCGTATGCAATCCCGTCGTCAAAGGCTATGTCACGTCCGTCGGGCAGTATGCCTTCGGCTAAAAAGTCGTTTATTGCCTTGGCTGCGGCATGATCAAAGTCGGGCGCGCCGGTCTCGGCGGGATACGGAATAGAGAACGACTTTCGTCTGTCAACGTCCATCATACGCGAGAGTATAGCAGCGACGTCCGAGCGCCTTATATATGAGTCGGGAGAGCAGTTGAAGTTTTGATCAACACCCTGTACAATGCCGGCGCGATACATCATGTATATCTCGTACGCCTGAGGATGCGTTATCGGTATGTCCGGGATAGCGCCCATGGGGATATAATTCTGCTCGGCTTTATCAAGATCGAGCGCATGCGCGAATATCTCCATATATCCCGCGCGAGTGGCGGGGGCGTTCCAGTCGTAGTCCTTGTAGATTATGCCCCATTCCTTTGCAAAATCGACATAGGGCTGATACCATGGGTCGCCGTTTTCAAGCGTTACCTCTCCTATCCAGTCTTTTTGACGGATACATGCGGCCAGCTTTACGGCCTCGGCATACGTCATGTTGTCATCGGGGGCGAATTTGTCCGCTGACTTGCCGTTTATAAGACCGAGCTCATAAGCGCTCTGCACGTCCGCGCTGTACCATGCGTTGGCGGGCACGTCGGTAAACGGCAGATCCGCCGCCATTGCCGCAGGCAGAAGCGTTAAGGCAAGCACCAAAGCGAGAGCGATGGATATAAGACGTTTTCTGTTCATGTTGTCTCTTCCTTTCTTAATAAATATCTGTATAAATATTATACGTATTTTGTATGGCGGTGTCTATATTGCAGCGAAGAAAAAAGTGGAGCTTGTGATATGTTAGGCGAATAATTTCAGGCCGGCCTTTTTGACAGCAAAGCCTGCTTTGGCAAAATAAAGCTGTTAAAAACCGTTATTTGTGCATACTATCCACAAAGCGGCCAAAAGATGAGTAATATCGGTAAGAGTCTGCAAAAAATTAAATCGAAGATTGTAAAATCATATACGTCATGGTATACTAAATGATAAACGGTTGCACTGCGCCCTTTTATGCTGCTGACCCAACGATATGCGGCCTTAAAACGGAGAGGTTTGATTTATGAGATCCGTAAAAATAGTTAAAACAGTTTTGTTTATACTTATCTTCGCGCTGCTTTTCGCGGGGTTTAACTTTTTTATACAGCCCGTATGGACTTATCTCAATAATTACAACACTATACACGGCTTTTACGAAGAACCCGAAGACACGATTGAAACGCTTTTTTTGGGCTCAAGCTATATGGTAAACGGCGTGACGCCT
This DNA window, taken from Clostridia bacterium, encodes the following:
- a CDS encoding S-layer homology domain-containing protein — protein: MNRKRLISIALALVLALTLLPAAMAADLPFTDVPANAWYSADVQSAYELGLINGKSADKFAPDDNMTYAEAVKLAACIRQKDWIGEVTLENGDPWYQPYVDFAKEWGIIYKDYDWNAPATRAGYMEIFAHALDLDKAEQNYIPMGAIPDIPITHPQAYEIYMMYRAGIVQGVDQNFNCSPDSYIRRSDVAAILSRMMDVDRRKSFSIPYPAETGAPDFDHAAAKAINDFLAEGILPDGRDIAFDDGIAYDWYAVCDVDGDGKTELLITVNNAVEPVEIVYAFDPATGKFTPEIEALPDLIYYANGIITVMWPDRIGLESYDFIPYDIYRYNSAKDVYEYQTSIALWDKVAADKDFSGNPFPDDIDKDGDGEVFMFYIDGAWDGKYVDGEEADARFSEYFPTTESLNDLVDISWRALYEARG